The sequence CCGGCAGGCGACGGCCACCTCGGGGGCGTGCCGCAGTTGTACCCGCCCGCGCGACGGCCCGCGTGGCGACGGCCCGGGTGAGGCTCCGCCCGATGGCACGGCGGCCGGTCCGGCGACCGTGACAGCGACCGTGGCGGCGCCGGGTATCAACCCGCCGGGCGCCGACACGGGCACGGGCGCGTACGCGAGCCGCACGCCCGTACGCAGCACGTAGACCGCGAAGTAGAGGAGGAACAGGCCGGTCACCGCGGAGCTGCCGGCCCCGCCCATCACCATGGTGTGCCCCGCTCCGGACGGCGCGGCCCGCGCCATGGCCACCGCCATGTAGACCATGGCGGCCGAGCAGACCACGTGGTGCACCCGGTGGCCCGAGGGGTGCCGGCCGGGGAGCACGGCGCGCAGCGCGGCCATCGCGTAGACGACGGCGAAGACGGGGGCGGCCCAGCGGTGCGGGTCGAGCACGGAGACCGGCACGGCCATCACCGCCATGCCGGCGCCCATCACCGCCTCGTCCTTGTTCTCGGCGCGCACCAGGCACGACACGGCGGCGGCCGCGCTCAGCGCCACGAGGAGCCATGCGACCAGCAGCGGTTCGCGCATCGGTGATCCCCCTCCCGTCCGCTCTGCTCCGAGCCGTGCCGAGCCGCCCCGACCGGCACGCCCCACCCCGGCACGGCCGCGGCCCGGTCCCGTCGGGTCCGCCTGTCCGTTCGGGTCCTACCCGGCCAGGCGGGCGCGCAGCCGAGCGCACGGGATCGCCCGGGGGAGTGCGCCGGATCGGCGCGCGCCCCCTCGGCGGGGGCGGCACCACGCGCGGGGGCGCCGCCTGCCGGCCGGTGCGCGGGCCTCGGCGACGGTGGCCGCCTTCGGTAGCCTGACCGGCATGGACACCGCATCCCTCAGCTTCCGCCC comes from Streptomyces sp. NBC_00448 and encodes:
- a CDS encoding DUF5134 domain-containing protein, with the translated sequence MREPLLVAWLLVALSAAAAVSCLVRAENKDEAVMGAGMAVMAVPVSVLDPHRWAAPVFAVVYAMAALRAVLPGRHPSGHRVHHVVCSAAMVYMAVAMARAAPSGAGHTMVMGGAGSSAVTGLFLLYFAVYVLRTGVRLAYAPVPVSAPGGLIPGAATVAVTVAGPAAVPSGGASPGPSPRGPSRGRVQLRHAPEVAVACRVSMALGMVVMLLVM